In Daphnia pulicaria isolate SC F1-1A chromosome 5, SC_F0-13Bv2, whole genome shotgun sequence, a single genomic region encodes these proteins:
- the LOC124340770 gene encoding huntingtin-like isoform X1 produces the protein MMASLERLIRALELLQIAENSNSDNHVKKKELRTHLQNIVEFNNSLNVQNHKDFVSYIGPSIDSLIRLCDSKDSDIRLASDEGLYKVIKALLPLHSNRILVELCKQIKKSESPRILKLSMTRFAELCHLARPQKRRAYIANLFNAISTIANRKEEMLHESLSNFVCKVFNVMGIFAYENETKILLKGFLANLSSSSSIIRRCAANAITVIISTNRKSDILLALVVEYLTDQILLPDDISMTDTPVIIGTLLTLKLLLPLFQLSSNQTNANLNTKHLSVSLPKITTSLNAVALERIVQIFELGVHYSFSSDHNVVNAALELLQQLLKMRSLILAIPSLKSVNGLQGTRISLRGLSKENSQWNLTALPFAEESLLLEAEVHLGEFEKTSMDSTESDVEIAEDSIVALSVDEREDFSKSLTLNETDVLASEKELEETDVEPENCDSIDAPQAIDIGTLYDKTVSPLLYCARHLSYSFLLSERKGQIKSDRSVRVSVKSLALNCLAHIGSLEPLIWNSHLSDTDGKIAIIDVLQYSTHDDPQLRGQVALLACMVLSNVIGGFDLTSVEKRTLVRIIDETLIDKETAASRLALQGLQHFLPMALEGPFCVETVPLLRSLLKLAENPYWLVRVDLLEVFGSFSWTALEFGLQNQTNFKLPKFQECFLNKVLFTMIGDEDHRVRSAVANCLTCLMESWTVGRSPSNITRAKWLASVSGSTPQKLHVKTFAGVPLSINGLAEAYWDVSLNQNVSVNLAYFVDEIFQLLVSSNSKFVKMGCLQSLSTLSCSYPPATYLEVYGCSSKGTCSLLKVCMALLTNSTLMLDLVTHQTLITLATQLFAGCVKAGLNEPQLEKDFKDWRFLKGPSSATASCLLGHATRILNAFCCVLDDVNPLLVSIKVPLVTLPNPSALSPIRRKLRSTESLISDKEDKSDESGRKNKPHLLNPSNVGFFAAQPLYVKLYDLLKSTHATCKLNFDTITSERLSNFIQSTLELLAALIEVSIFQDIGKHSEEILNYLRIIITAEPVYCLRNVQQLLKALFGANLAAVWFDEAARFKRSAISSSLQATVKCDESIYSSCGLDELLYNSAGRQMNFNRNNERQNLITKFRPSINKIGPDKTALTSYIRLFEPMVIKALKLYTVTSCPLVQKQVLDLLCELIHLSVNYCLLDADQVFLNFVIQQFEFLEEGFIPQVETLLPSMFRFLSLLSYDRFHSKTIISVPRIMQLAGGLMATGKDAELHVLPTLQPMVEDLFLSRERMSDNFKELETQKEVLINLLIRLIQYHKVYPLITAVLLQVQFENANKWKSLSKQICDALIPQLNRHSLFLDSDEALQMLQKLISHMDPPVVHESLLGLLQTFTPKQSEDFNTSAAMNYHRVLACRLTVFKTLIAVFDEAFLLDCLNEFNLSYLVNQRSDPLNVTPTENSPPEHILSCLLVDTIKLALSHWKSKVVVDNCGSTSISWRIDGFSFSVHLVLDLIALCRRLLNSNDFPVLQTAILAELARDECKSPIFQVARELIPNNPIVFVRICALLLSENYHIQSENIASFGGLNGSIAQEGLFLLLSGVVPKEEKKILKFVSLYADQILNHFNETPVKKFYGSLIHNDEKYIKPLVKCVLAKGQDLLQISSAMALLNIIENVELANSEAILLHIISSFQTICSGIVHRRMCKLVLNANFTSSESKLRCLENVQKIVLQSANQRWYSEITAVPSATFENRSSMLRDIDKAFVLDFALKRELEPLMWREIVAQTNTDDFPLLCSNHSFLLYVLGSRILKSDAFYHAKAYLLNMVTTEAFDNSKILSIAHILSALCKSISPSEVNDIFTASEITILAKTPLTLIGAMDSLSHSLVLLQASSEIVSIFGRELAIEWTDKENLPAVYKAIHCLESLCIRIRNNATLEQPTITGLEQMICPDPNFVSSAKQLNRILRFIEQESNIPGILHQDLLSTVTVFCRMPLFYSYICIPPSTWSKGWNPELNLDVEHITLDLPIIPSHFLHDEVVLKEFVFRIERISWITKKKFEEIWMTFLGILNLHNEDQVRPEEQASVIQATCEAVRALTMVLQKNLPFKTPRCVKNNELDKPPEFTSTERGKKLKELCNLLEEDYTISSSCSYWLNRHSFRHIQYNIDQGSPSKKKATSPEDVTDIDIQSCVRFLVDLYSQWLQNSNTPYPLLVDLFQSLVHISNFFVDVQQFEWMLDNSLTLHRQLLPDDPASLESALVGCILKSASFIPMNMEYWELVKKHCETALNSQHISTRTSGLNGLLYLLQKFARNPDLARTGTLVNLAMDYVGKCLSPEHNGPTWHQSFVWSIAFYCGEHFAVLPYQNYAVVDFVVQCALSRLVQNEQQSNEIPKEILQGLERLSILGVLTPTWRTKVKKEVLNLIRNVDCDWILQPALRTLLSLVYSDFGSQLYKPGADPETMLAAMEWVGALFQRMKRGTDLEAELLGRIMPVITCDIFPPADILNRILSEFITARPTVACCLTPTIFKVFGTARTQGQQSLVMEWILLSLSNFTRTPSDTANDSIWNILCFFTAASNNPWLQSVFPLINRPVNHNDSLVEDVFVASALDFNSQLDDQQRSTLVSIFYSAREKSSFFAAVDVALKRL, from the exons ATGATGGCTTCTCTAGAAAGACTTATTAGAGCCCTTGAACTATTGCAGATTgcagaaaattcaaattcagataaccatgtaaagaaaaaagaactgagAACACATCTGCAAAACATTGTTGAATTTAACAATAGTCTTAACGTTCAAAACCACAAAGATTTTGTCTCGTACATCGGTCCGAGTATTGATTCCCTCATTAGACTGTGTGATTCCAAGGATTCTGACATTCGACTAGCAAGTGATGAAGGATTGTATAAAGTCATCAAG GCACTTCTTCCATTGCATAGTAACAGGATTCTAGTAGAATTATGcaaacagataaaaaaaagtgaatctCCTCGTATATTGAAGTTGTCTATGACTAGATTTGCCGAACTTTGCCATCTAGCTCG GCCTCAGAAAAGACGTGCATACATAGCAAATCTTTTTAACGCCATATCAACAATTGCCAATCGCAAGGAAGAGATGCTTCATGAAAGTTTGTCCAATTTTGTTTGCAAAGTCTTTAATGTTATGGGAATATTTGCttatgaaaatgaaacaaagatTCTGTTAAAGGGATTTCTAGCAAATTTATCTTCTAGTTCTTCTATTATAAGAAGATGTGCTGCCAATGCCATCACAGTAATAATATCtacaaacagaaaaagtgaTATTTTGTTGGCACTGGTTGTGGAATATTTAACAG atcaAATCCTTTTGCCTGACGATATTTCCATGACAGATACACCAGTGATTATAGGAACTTTGCTAACTCTAAAATTGCTTCTTCCTCTCTTTCAATTATCATCTAATCAAACAAATGCAAATTTGAATACTAAACACCTCTCAGTTAGTCTTCCTAAAATCACTACCAGCTTGAACGCCGTGGCTTTAGAACGTATTGTTCAG ATATTTGAGCTTGGAGTTcactattctttttcttcggatcACAATGTTGTTAACGCAGCGTTAGAACTCCTACAACAATTGCTGAAGATGCGGTCCCTTATCCTAGCGATTCCCTCCCTAAAAAGTGTAAATGGATTACAAGGGACTCGAATTTCTCTAAGAGGATTATCCAAAGAAAACA GTCAGTGGAACTTGACTGCGCTTCCATTTGCGGAAGAGTCTCTTCTCTTGGAGGCGGAAGTTCATCTGGGCGAATTCGAAAAGACGAGCATGGATTCAACTGAAAGTGACGTAGAAATTGCAGAAGATTCGATTGTTGCACTTTCAGTCGACGAAAGagaagatttttcaaaaagtttgaCTTTAAACGAAACCGATGTATTGGCTTCAGAGAAAGAACTGGAAGAAACTGATGTTGAGCCAGAAAATTGTGACAGCATTGATGCCCCACAG GCGATCGACATAGGAACGCTGTATGATAAAACAGTGTCCCCCCTTCTTTACTGCGCCCGCCATTTATCTTACAGTTTCTTGCTTTCCGAAAGAAAAGGCCAAATCAAGTCGGATCGATCTGTTCGTGTTTCAGTAAAAAGTCTAGCCCTCAATTGCTTGGCGCACATTGGATCACTGGAGCCTCTCATTTGGAATTCGCACTTATCAGACACAG ATGGGAAAATCGCGATAATTGATGTTCTCCAGTATAGCACACACGATGACCCACAATTAAGAGGGCAAGTGGCTCTGCTGGCGTGCATGGTGCTCAGCAATGTAATTGGTGGATTTGATTTAACCAGCGTTGAAAAAAGAACCCTCGTTCGCATCATTGATGAAACTCTAATTGATAAAGAGACAGCTGCTTCTCGCCTTGCTCTTCAAGGTCTACAGCACTTCCTACCTATGGCCTTAGAAGGCCCATTTTGCGTGGAAACTGTACCGCTTTTACGTTCATTGTTAAAACTCGCGGAAAATCCTTATTGGCTGGTAAGAGTAGATCTCTTAGAAGTGTTTGGTTCATTTTCCTGGACAGCCTTGGAATTTGGGCTCCagaatcaaacaaatttcaaattgccGAAGTTCCAAGAGTGTTTCCTAA ATAAAGTTTTATTTACAATGATCGGCGACGAAGATCATCGAGTCCGAAGCGCGGTAGCAAATTGTCTTACTTGCTTGATGGAGTCATGGACTGTAGGAAGAAGTCCTTCAAATATTACTCGCGCTAAATGGTTGGCATCTGTCAGTGGTTCAACTCCACAAAAACTGCATGTAAAGACTTTTGCTGGTGTCCCCCTATCTATCAATGGATTGGCAGAAGCCTATTGGGATGTTTCGTTGAACCAGAACGTCTCTGTCAACTTAGCTTATTTTGTCGATGAGATATTTCAACTACTTGTTTCTTCCAATTCAAAGTTTGTCAAG ATGGGCTGCCTGCAAAGTTTGTCTACCTTGAGCTGTTCTTATCCTCCCGCTACGTACTTGGAAGTTTACGGCTGTAGCTCAAAAGGAACTTGCAGTCTCTTGAAAGTATGCATggcactcctgacaaactctACGTTGATGTTGGATCTAGTAACACACCAGACCCTAATCACACTTGCCACTCAGCTCTTTGCag GATGTGTGAAAGCAGGTTTAAACGAACCCCAATTAGAGAAAGATTTTAAAGATTGGCGTTTTCTAAAGGGCCCTTCGTCCGCTACGGCGTCTTGCCTATTGGGTCATGCTACCCGTATATTAAATGCATTCTGCTGTGTTCTTGATGATGTCAATCCATTACTGGTTTCAATTAAAGTACCTTTGGTGACGCTTCCAAACCCGTCCGCGCTAAGTCCAATCCGTCGCAAACTTCGAAGCACTGAAAGTCTAATATCAGATAAAGAAGATAAGTCAGATGAGTCCGGCCGTAAGAACAAACCACATTTGCTTAATCCAAGTAATGTCGGGTTTTTTGCTGCTCAACCTCTCTACGTGAAACTTTACGATTTACTGAAGAGTACGCACGCCACTTGCAAA CTGAATTTTGATACGATTACCTCGGAACGCTTGTCGAATTTTATCCAATCTACTTTGGAATTGCTAGCCGCTCTAATTGAAGTTTCCATTTTCCAAGATATTGGAAAACACAGCGAGGAGATTCTCAATTATTTACGCATCATTATTACAGCTGAACCAGTCTACTGTTTGCGCAACGTTCAACAG TTACTTAAAGCGCTTTTTGGAGCCAATTTAGCAGCTGTCTGGTTTGACGAAGCAGCCCGATTTAAAAGAAGCGCAATTTCTTCAAGTTTGCAAGCAACAGTGAAATGTGACGAGAGCATTTACTCGAGTTGTGGATTAGATGAATTATTGTATAACAGTGCTGGACGTCAAATGAATTTCAA ccGAAACAATGAAAGGCAAAATCTGATAACCAAATTTCGACCTTCTATAAACAAAATTGGCCCTGATAAAACTGCCTTGACTTCTTATATTCGCTTATTTGAGCCGATGGTCATCAAGGCCTTGAAG TTGTACACCGTCACAAGCTGTCCACTAGTTCAAAAGCAAGTTTTGGATCTTCTTTGCGAATTGATCCATCTTAGCGTCAACTACTGCCTTCTCGATGCCGACCaggtttttctcaattttgtcATCCAACAGTTTGAGTTTCTAGAAGAAGGTTTCATACC GCAAGTCGAAACTCTGTTGCCCTCCATGTTTCGATTTTTGTCACTATTATCGTATGATCGCTTCCATTCAAAAACTATTATTTCTGTCCCACGCATTATGCAGCTTGCTGGTGGATTGATGGCTACTGGAAAGGATGCTGAACTGCACG tGCTTCCCACATTGCAACCGATGGTCGaagatttgtttctttcaagAGAAAGAATGAGTGATAACTTTAAGGAACTTGAAACTCAGAAAGAAGTCCTTATAAATTTACTCATTCGGTTAATTCAGTATCACAAG GTTTACCCTTTGATAACTGCTGTATTACTTCAAGTGCAGTTTGAAAATGCGAACAAATGGAAATCCCTCTCGAAGCAAATTTGTGATGCACTCATCCCGCAACTCAATAGGCATTCGCTATTTTTGGATTCAGACGAAGCCCTCCAAATGCTTCAAAAGCTGATTTCTCATATGGATCCACCTGTTGTGCATGAGTCTCTACTAGGGCTTTTGCAGACATTTACCCCTAAGCAATCGGAGGATTTCAATACTTCAGCAGCTATG aacTACCATCGTGTATTGGCCTGCCGTTTAACGGTTTTCAAAACCTTGATTGCTGTTTTTGATGAAGCTTTCTTGTTGGACtgtttaaatgaatttaacctaaGTTATTTGGTCAATCAGAGAAGTGACCCGTTAAATGTAACGCCTACAGAGAATTCACCGCCTGAACACATCTTGTCATG TTTGCTGGTTGACACTATTAAGTTAGCTCTAAGTCATTGGAAAAGTAAAGTGGTTGTTGATAATTGTGGCTCTACCTCCATATCGTGGAGAATTGATGGTTTCTCATTTTCCGTCCATTTAGTACTGGACTTGATTGCCTTGTGTCGTCGCTTATTAAACTCAA ATGATTTCCCAGTGCTGCAGACCGCCATTCTTGCAGAATTGGCGCGTGACGAGTGTAAGTCTCCTATATTTCAAGTAGCAAGGGAATTGATTCCCAATAATCCGATAGTTTTTGTGCGGATTTGCGCTTTGTTATTGTCGGAAAATTATCACATCCAATCCGAAAATATTGCTTCTTTTGGTGGACTTAACGGAAGTATTGCGCAAGAAGGACTTTTTCTATTGCTCTCCGGTGTGGTG cctaaagaagaaaaaaaaatcttgaagtTCGTTAGCTTGTATGCAGACCAAATCTTAAATCACTTCAATGAAACACCTGTGAAGAAGTTTTATGGAAGCCTTATTCATAATGATGAGAAATACATCAAACCACTTGTGAAGTGTGTGCTAGCGAAAGGCCAAgatttattg CAGATATCCTCGGCCATGGCTCTTTTGAATATAATAGAGAATGTCGAGCTTGCGAATTCGGAAGCGATTCTTTTACATATCATTTCCAGTTTTCAGACAATTTGCAGTGGCATTGTGCACAGAAGAATGTGCAAACTTGTTCTGAACGCAAATTTCACTTCTTCTGAATCTAAGCTTcgttgtttggaaaatgtacAAAAAATCGTTCTTCAGTCAGCTAATCAAAG atggTATTCCGAGATCACAGCAGTTCCAAGCGCTACCTTTGAAAATAGGTCTAGCATGTTGCGAGATATCGACAAGGCGTTTGTGCTGGATTTTGCGTTGAAAAG GGAGTTAGAACCTTTAATGTGGAGAGAAATCGTCGCTCAGACAAACACAGACGACTTTCCGTTATTGTGCAGCAATCatagttttcttttatatgtCCTTGGAAGTCGAATATTGAAATCTGATGCTTTTTACCATGCCAAGGCATACCTTTTAAATATGGTTACCACCGAAGCCTTCGACAACTCTAAG aTTCTGTCAATCGCTCATATTCTCAGTGCATTGTGCAAATCCATCTCACCATCGGAGGTCAACGATATTTTCACTGCATCCGAAATCACCATATTGGCTAAAACACCGCTTACCTTAATTGGTGCGATGGATTCGCTTTCCCATTCGTTAGTTCTTCTACAGGCGTCCTCTGAGATTGTTTCCATATTTGGGCGTGAACTTGCAATTGAATGGACAGACAAAGAGAATCTACCGGCAGTTTACAAGGCAATCCATTGTTTGGAGTCTCTTTGCATTCGGATAAGAAACAATGCAACTCTAGAACAACCAACTATTACCG GCCTGgagcaaatgatttgtcctgATCCAAACTTTGTTTCAAGTGCGAAACAATTAAACCGAATACTTAGATTTATCGAACAAGAATCAAACATTCCAGGAATACTTCATCAAGACTTACT GTCGACTGTTACTGTGTTTTGTCGAATGCCACTCTTCTATTCCTATATTTGCATTCCGCCATCCACTTGGAGCAAAGGCTGGAATCCTGAGCTAAATTTGGATGTCGAACATATCACATTGGATCTACCAATAATCCCTTCACATTTTCTGCATGATGAAGttgttttaaaagaattcGTTTTCCG AATCGAGCGAATTAGCTGGAttaccaaaaagaaatttgaagaaatttggATGACTTTTCTTGGCATTTTGAACTTACACAATGAGGATCAAGTGAGACCCGAAGAACAAGCAAGCGTCATCCAG GCTACATGTGAAGCTGTGCGAGCTCTTACAATGGTGCTTCAAAAAAATCTACCATTTAAGACGCCAAGATGtgtgaaaaataatgaacTAGACAAGCCTCCTGAGTTCACGTCAACTGA AAGGGGCAAGAAGCTGAAAGAACTCTGCAATTTGCTAGAAGAAGATTACACGATATCATCTTCCTGCAGTTATTGGCTCAATCGTCACTCCTTCAGACACATTCAATATAATATTGATCAAGGTTCACCATCCAAAAAGAAGGCTACTAGTCCAGAAGATGTTACAGATATAGATATCCAATCCTGTGTTCGCTTCTTAGTGGATCTCTACTCACAGTGGCTTCAGAATTCG aatacGCCGTACCCGCTGCTAGTGGACTTGTTTCAATCCCTAGTGCACATATCAAACTTCTTTGTCGATGTTCAACAGTTTGAGTGGATGCTGGATAACTCCTTAACCTTACATAGGCAACTTCTTCCTGATGATCCTGCGAGCTTAGAGTCCGCTTTAGTAGGGTGCATCTTGAAATCTGCTTCTTTTATACCCATG AATATGGAATACTGGGAATTAGTAAAAAAGCACTGTGAAACCGCATTGAATTCCCAGCATATTTCCACGCGAACTAGTGGATTAAATGGTCTTTTGTATCTACTTCAAAAGTTTGCCAGAAATCCAGATCTTGCTCGTACAGGCACTCTCGTCAACCTGGCTATGGATTATGTCGGCAAATGTCTCAG CCCTGAACACAATGGTCCGACCTGGCATCAGTCCTTCGTTTGGTCAATAGCGTTCTATTGCGGCGAACATTTTGCAGTATTGCCCTATCAGAATTATGCTGTCGTCGATTTTGTTGTTCAGTGCGCTCTTAGTAGGCTTGTGCAAAATGAACAACAATCAAACGAGAtcccaaaagaaattttacaG GGATTAGAACGGCTGAGCATTCTAGGCGTATTGACTCCGACTTGGCGaacgaaagttaaaaaagaggTTCTCAATTTAATACGCAATGTTGATTGTGATTGGATTCTACAGCCAGCACTACGAACTCTGCTGTCATTAGTCTATTCAG ATTTTGGTAGCCAATTGTATAAACCTGGAGCAGATCCTGAAACGATGCTCGCCGCTATGGAATGGGTGGGCGCCCTGTTCCAACG AATGAAGCGCGGAACAGATCTAGAGGCGGAGCTTTTGGGGCGAATTATGCCCGTCATAACCTGTGATATTTTCCCACCAGCAGACATCTTGAATCGTATTTTAAGTGAATTTATAACGGCAAGACCCACAGTTGCCTGTTGTTTAACTCCAACCATTTTCAAA GTTTTTGGAACGGCACGTACTCAAGGACAACAAAGTTTAGTCATGGAGTGGATTCTCTTAAGCCTCAGCAATTTTACCAGGACGCCTAGCGACACAGCGAATGATTCGATCTGgaatattttatgttttttcacCGCAGCCTCCAACAACCCATGGTTGCAGTCAGT GTTTCCTCTCATAAACCGCCCGGTAAATCATAACGATTCTTTAGTGGAAGACGTATTTGTTGCATCTGCGCTGGATTTCAACTCTCAG CTTGATGATCAACAGCGATCCACATTAGTTTCTATCTTTTATTCtgcgagagaaaaaagttcattttttgcCGCTGTTGATGTTGCCCTAAAACGCTTGTGA